In one Zobellia galactanivorans genomic region, the following are encoded:
- a CDS encoding DegT/DnrJ/EryC1/StrS family aminotransferase, producing the protein MKIDFANLTKAYDEHSAEFEQVSLDVMSSARYILGKETEELETSLREYVKSDYALGVSSGTDALLLSMMALGIRGGDEVITTPFTFIATAETIACLGAKPVFVDIDEETFNIDVSQIEKAITDKTKAIMPVSLYGQMADMDEINAIAAKHNLVVIEDAAQSFGALYKGKRSCSASTIGCTSFFPAKPLGCFGDGGAVFTQDRELYEKMKAMRVHGQVKRYTHKYIGMGGRLDNLQAAILNVKLRHYGKDIERRQQVAKQYTELLKGHVLTPSIKEDRTSVWAQYTIRIKNREELQSKLKEAGIPTAVHYPIPMHLQECFAYLEHKKGDFPISETCASEVMSLPMNPYLTTDEIEYITSNIINSFR; encoded by the coding sequence ATGAAAATCGATTTTGCCAACCTGACCAAGGCGTATGACGAACATAGCGCCGAATTTGAGCAGGTATCTTTAGATGTGATGTCATCGGCCAGGTATATTTTGGGCAAGGAAACGGAAGAGCTTGAAACATCTTTGCGAGAATATGTAAAAAGCGATTATGCTTTAGGGGTCTCATCGGGCACCGATGCGTTGTTATTAAGTATGATGGCATTGGGCATACGAGGAGGGGATGAAGTCATAACCACGCCTTTTACCTTTATAGCTACGGCCGAGACCATTGCCTGTTTGGGAGCAAAACCGGTTTTTGTCGATATAGATGAAGAAACCTTCAATATAGACGTTTCTCAAATCGAGAAAGCCATAACCGACAAGACCAAGGCTATTATGCCGGTATCGCTATATGGGCAAATGGCCGATATGGACGAAATCAACGCCATTGCTGCTAAACATAACTTGGTGGTGATCGAGGATGCCGCACAGAGCTTTGGGGCCCTTTACAAGGGAAAACGAAGTTGTTCGGCCTCAACCATTGGCTGTACCAGTTTCTTTCCCGCAAAACCATTGGGATGCTTTGGTGACGGGGGAGCGGTCTTTACACAAGACCGGGAGCTTTACGAGAAAATGAAAGCGATGCGCGTACACGGACAGGTAAAGCGCTATACCCACAAATATATCGGTATGGGCGGACGATTGGACAACCTTCAGGCCGCTATCCTGAACGTAAAGCTTCGACATTACGGGAAAGATATTGAAAGAAGGCAGCAGGTTGCCAAGCAATACACCGAATTGCTCAAGGGCCATGTATTGACACCGAGCATAAAAGAAGACCGAACTTCGGTCTGGGCACAGTATACCATTAGAATCAAAAACCGGGAAGAACTCCAGTCTAAACTGAAGGAAGCTGGTATTCCTACCGCGGTACACTATCCGATACCCATGCATTTACAAGAATGTTTTGCTTATTTAGAACACAAAAAGGGTGATTTTCCCATTAGCGAGACTTGTGCTTCAGAGGTCATGAGCCTTCCCATGAATCCGTATTTAACCACCGACGAAATAGAATATATAACATCAAACATAATAAACTCTTTTAGATGA
- a CDS encoding Gfo/Idh/MocA family protein: MKNFALIGAAGYIAPRHMKAIKDTGNNLLTAFDKGDSVGVIDSYFPNADFFVEFERFDRHIEKLKYEKDTYLDYVSICSPNYLHDAHIRFALRSGADAICEKPLVLNPWNVDKLQHVEEKTGKKIYNILQLRVHPSIIALREKVKNAKKDTKFEVDLTYLTSRGHWYHTSWKGDKTKSGGIATNIGVHFYDMLSWIFGDVQQNIVHVHENDRAAGYLEFENARVKWFLSISSKYLPKEIKEKGQTTFRSITINGEELEFSGGFTDLHTMVYKDILAGKGYGVDAARTAIEIVHDIRNSKPVGLKGEYHSFLK, translated from the coding sequence ATGAAAAACTTCGCACTAATTGGCGCAGCAGGCTATATAGCGCCCAGGCACATGAAAGCCATTAAGGATACAGGAAACAACTTACTTACGGCTTTCGATAAAGGCGATAGTGTGGGAGTAATCGATTCTTATTTTCCCAATGCGGACTTTTTCGTCGAATTCGAGCGTTTTGATCGCCATATAGAAAAGTTGAAATATGAAAAGGATACTTACTTAGACTATGTAAGTATCTGTTCGCCCAATTATCTTCATGATGCGCATATTCGGTTCGCATTGCGTAGTGGTGCCGATGCCATTTGTGAAAAACCCTTGGTACTCAACCCTTGGAATGTAGATAAGTTGCAGCATGTTGAGGAAAAGACGGGCAAGAAAATATACAACATTTTACAGTTAAGGGTACACCCCAGTATTATTGCCTTGAGGGAGAAAGTAAAGAACGCCAAGAAGGATACAAAATTTGAAGTAGACCTTACCTATCTTACCTCTAGGGGACACTGGTACCATACCTCATGGAAAGGAGACAAGACAAAGTCAGGGGGTATAGCTACCAACATAGGGGTGCATTTTTATGACATGCTCTCTTGGATATTCGGAGATGTACAGCAAAATATCGTACACGTGCACGAAAACGACCGTGCTGCGGGTTATTTGGAGTTCGAGAACGCCAGGGTAAAATGGTTTCTTTCGATCAGTTCAAAGTACTTGCCGAAAGAAATTAAGGAAAAAGGGCAGACTACCTTTAGGTCTATTACCATAAATGGCGAGGAATTGGAATTTAGCGGCGGTTTTACGGACCTTCACACCATGGTGTATAAAGATATACTCGCGGGCAAGGGTTATGGCGTAGATGCGGCCCGAACGGCTATTGAGATTGTTCATGATATTCGAAACTCGAAGCCTGTGGGTTTGAAGGGGGAGTATCACAGTTTTTTGAAATAG
- the wecB gene encoding non-hydrolyzing UDP-N-acetylglucosamine 2-epimerase translates to MKIVAIIGARPQFIKHFPFELACKGKVELVTIHTGQHYDANMSEVFFNQLKMTQPDYTLHVGSGAHGEQTGKMMIEIEKIIEETKPNGVVVYGDTNSTLAGALVASKMHIPLFHIEAGLRSFNKKMPEEVNRVLTDHISDLLFVPSAISVQNLENEGVRKGVHVVGDIMKDLVQYVTQNDLLREHVPKERNFYYATIHRPYNTDEKDRLKHVLDVLEQLDKKVVFSLHPRTKNLASSYGLNLEDYTNINFIEPQSYFSNLGYLQNSDGLITDSGGMQKEAFWLKKKCVTIRKETEWRETLEDNANVLVFTDLLKIKEELQKLPKKWDETLYGDGASGSKMIDKIIQFLQ, encoded by the coding sequence ATGAAAATAGTAGCCATAATTGGAGCGAGGCCCCAGTTTATCAAACATTTTCCATTTGAACTGGCCTGTAAGGGGAAGGTTGAACTGGTAACGATTCATACGGGGCAACATTATGATGCAAATATGAGTGAGGTTTTTTTCAATCAACTGAAAATGACCCAGCCCGATTATACGCTACATGTTGGAAGTGGTGCCCACGGTGAGCAAACGGGGAAGATGATGATCGAGATAGAAAAAATCATAGAAGAGACGAAGCCAAATGGGGTGGTTGTTTATGGCGATACCAATTCAACTCTAGCTGGTGCATTGGTGGCATCAAAAATGCATATTCCTTTGTTTCATATCGAAGCGGGTTTGAGAAGCTTTAATAAAAAAATGCCCGAAGAGGTGAATCGCGTGCTTACCGATCATATTTCAGACTTACTGTTCGTACCTAGTGCTATTTCTGTACAGAACCTTGAAAACGAAGGGGTTCGAAAAGGAGTACATGTAGTTGGGGATATAATGAAGGATTTAGTGCAATATGTAACCCAAAACGATTTATTGAGGGAGCATGTTCCAAAAGAAAGGAACTTTTATTATGCAACCATACATAGGCCCTATAACACCGATGAAAAAGATCGACTAAAACATGTGTTGGACGTTCTTGAACAACTGGATAAAAAAGTTGTTTTTTCACTTCATCCAAGAACGAAAAACTTGGCTTCCAGCTATGGTTTAAATCTAGAAGACTATACCAACATCAATTTTATAGAACCACAATCCTATTTCTCCAACCTGGGGTACCTTCAAAACTCGGATGGTCTTATTACAGATAGTGGGGGCATGCAAAAAGAAGCTTTTTGGCTCAAAAAGAAATGCGTGACCATACGAAAAGAGACAGAGTGGAGGGAAACCTTGGAAGACAACGCAAATGTTCTTGTATTTACGGATTTGTTGAAAATTAAAGAAGAATTGCAAAAACTCCCGAAAAAATGGGATGAAACCTTGTACGGTGATGGCGCTAGTGGATCAAAAATGATTGATAAGATTATTCAATTTTTGCAATAA
- a CDS encoding oligosaccharide flippase family protein — protein MGKIKTIIKGLISSAFFKNTLKMSLGVVVSQLLNLIYIPIFARIFAQEAYALQGNFLSILNIVFVVASMGLSSAMAVPKKQKEVDKILRVVLLCALCISLVIMIFLGLSYLLQLNLGLLIFKVDGYLISLLFPIALFSRTVMFVYETRISLLGNFKLLSLTKIFSSLAYGITTYIAYSLFKTHDLSLIIGNTISFGLIALLLFRFYKVDFLRLKLSEIKSVFNRYQKFIYFSMPNMLMNAISSALPIILLLEFYGEEIAGEYSMAIKIVAMPVSFIIASLRSVYINKLAKTYQDSRDRFYHVTKKIMVYSHTASAFIFFFLFVLSPYLIPMFLGDNWNSTYKYVQLLCPWYFLLIGNSPLSVIFDIVEKQKENFFREIFLLLFRVLAIVLSYVFGLDGFSCIVNFVIVSVIFNIFLSWMILFYSKKVTTINVT, from the coding sequence TTGGGAAAAATTAAAACAATAATTAAAGGTTTAATTTCTTCTGCCTTTTTTAAAAATACCCTTAAAATGAGTTTGGGAGTTGTTGTATCACAACTCCTGAACCTCATTTATATTCCCATATTTGCTAGAATTTTTGCTCAAGAAGCGTATGCTCTGCAAGGCAATTTTTTGTCAATTCTGAACATTGTATTTGTCGTTGCGTCTATGGGGCTATCCTCCGCAATGGCCGTTCCGAAAAAGCAAAAAGAAGTCGATAAAATACTTAGGGTGGTTTTATTGTGCGCCTTGTGTATAAGTTTAGTTATTATGATATTCTTAGGGCTGTCATATTTGCTTCAACTAAACTTAGGGCTTCTTATTTTTAAAGTTGATGGCTATTTAATTTCTTTGCTATTTCCTATAGCTCTTTTTTCTAGAACTGTGATGTTTGTTTATGAAACACGTATTTCTCTCTTGGGAAATTTCAAGCTATTATCTCTCACGAAAATATTTAGTTCCTTGGCCTATGGAATAACAACTTATATCGCATATAGTTTATTTAAAACACATGATTTAAGCTTGATTATAGGAAATACTATTTCTTTTGGCCTAATAGCATTATTACTATTTAGGTTTTACAAAGTTGACTTCTTGCGGTTAAAATTGAGTGAGATAAAAAGTGTCTTTAATAGGTATCAAAAATTCATTTATTTTTCGATGCCTAATATGTTAATGAATGCTATATCTAGTGCTCTACCGATAATTTTGCTCTTGGAGTTTTACGGTGAGGAGATCGCGGGAGAATACAGCATGGCGATTAAAATCGTAGCAATGCCCGTGTCTTTTATAATTGCTTCTTTAAGATCGGTATATATAAACAAGTTGGCAAAAACGTATCAAGATTCAAGAGATAGATTCTACCATGTAACAAAGAAAATAATGGTATACTCCCATACGGCGTCGGCCTTTATTTTTTTCTTTTTATTTGTTCTCTCTCCATATTTGATTCCTATGTTTCTAGGAGATAATTGGAACTCAACTTATAAGTATGTTCAATTATTGTGTCCTTGGTACTTTTTGTTAATAGGTAATTCTCCTCTTTCTGTAATTTTTGATATTGTAGAGAAACAAAAGGAGAACTTTTTTAGAGAAATTTTTCTGCTATTGTTTAGAGTTTTGGCAATTGTTTTAAGTTATGTTTTCGGACTTGATGGTTTTTCTTGTATCGTCAACTTTGTAATAGTTAGTGTAATCTTTAATATCTTTCTATCTTGGATGATATTATTTTATTCAAAAAAAGTCACAACGATAAATGTCACTTAA
- a CDS encoding asparagine synthase C-terminal domain-containing protein, translated as MSLKIDLVYNLTYEWQTSARGNVHVKGYVFTKEGRLLRGIDFLNYCSEVTDENSLREKIFSCTGTYTIILHVGDDLFIVTDAVRTFPVFYTQEENTFHVSDSCEVLKKKYGSGIDTRAEGEFLGFGYCIREKTLLKNVFQVQAGEFLKYSVSDKKLEKTFYTDYLTKEVFLAPTFSELQSTLVNILEKLVDRMMLYIGKKQVVLPLSGGYDSRLIACLLKSRGVENVICFTYGAQYSPEVLISKKVAKELGYKWHFIEYTQEVIPKDYTSSLAFERYHSYAANYSSVFLLQDFFAIKELKEKNIISEDSIIIPGHSGDFLAGSHLSKFDENNKDRSKTIERIFAKHCILDRKTKLTPSHLNYIKNVDCNYEYAVDDNWGLKERQAKFIVNSVRVYEYFGFEHYLPLWDRSLEEFFKSVPVNYKINTVLYNQTIFEKYFNLFNVSFYKVEKNKTSLKTKAKNILRRLVPAEAVGVLKEVRRKDINRTNLVKRPLLLEMKKEDRSSDKINSVISAWYINKIKTID; from the coding sequence ATGTCACTTAAAATTGATTTAGTATACAATTTAACCTATGAATGGCAGACCTCCGCTCGCGGTAATGTACACGTCAAAGGGTATGTTTTTACTAAGGAGGGTAGGCTTCTCAGAGGAATCGATTTCTTGAATTATTGTTCTGAAGTAACAGACGAAAATTCTTTAAGGGAAAAGATTTTTTCTTGTACAGGTACTTATACTATTATCTTACATGTAGGAGACGATCTTTTTATTGTGACTGATGCCGTCCGGACGTTTCCGGTATTTTATACTCAAGAAGAGAATACCTTTCATGTTTCCGATTCATGTGAAGTTTTGAAAAAGAAATATGGAAGTGGTATTGATACTCGGGCGGAAGGGGAATTTTTGGGTTTTGGGTATTGTATAAGAGAGAAAACTCTTCTAAAAAATGTTTTTCAAGTGCAAGCGGGTGAGTTTTTGAAATATTCTGTATCCGATAAAAAACTTGAGAAAACATTTTACACAGACTACTTAACAAAAGAGGTTTTTTTAGCTCCCACTTTTTCCGAGCTTCAAAGTACCTTAGTAAATATTTTGGAAAAGCTTGTCGATAGGATGATGTTGTATATAGGCAAGAAACAAGTGGTTTTACCCTTAAGCGGAGGATACGATTCTAGGTTAATAGCATGTTTGTTAAAAAGCAGGGGGGTTGAAAATGTAATTTGTTTTACATACGGTGCACAATACAGCCCGGAAGTTTTAATTAGTAAGAAAGTAGCAAAGGAACTTGGCTACAAATGGCACTTTATCGAATACACACAAGAGGTTATCCCAAAGGATTATACAAGTTCCCTTGCATTTGAACGCTATCATTCTTATGCGGCCAATTACTCTTCAGTATTTTTGTTGCAAGACTTTTTTGCGATTAAGGAACTGAAAGAAAAGAATATAATTTCAGAAGACAGTATAATCATCCCAGGGCATTCTGGGGATTTTCTGGCAGGAAGCCACTTGTCTAAATTTGATGAAAACAATAAGGATAGGAGTAAAACAATAGAGCGAATTTTTGCGAAACATTGTATACTTGACAGAAAAACAAAATTAACGCCGTCTCACTTAAATTACATAAAGAATGTAGATTGTAATTATGAATATGCGGTCGACGATAATTGGGGATTAAAAGAACGACAAGCCAAATTTATTGTAAATTCTGTTAGAGTTTATGAATATTTCGGTTTTGAACACTATTTGCCTTTATGGGATAGAAGTCTCGAAGAATTTTTTAAGTCGGTACCTGTTAATTATAAGATAAATACTGTACTTTATAATCAAACTATTTTTGAAAAATACTTCAACCTATTCAATGTTTCATTTTATAAAGTAGAGAAGAATAAAACTAGCTTGAAAACTAAAGCTAAGAATATTTTGAGACGTTTGGTACCAGCTGAAGCTGTAGGGGTTTTAAAAGAGGTGCGCCGAAAGGATATAAATAGAACGAACTTGGTAAAACGCCCATTATTATTGGAAATGAAGAAAGAAGACCGTTCTTCGGATAAAATCAATAGCGTTATTTCAGCATGGTATATCAATAAAATTAAAACTATTGATTAA
- a CDS encoding acyltransferase, whose protein sequence is MKRKLIQVLIVILKPIIFLFFKKKFLKGRYFENNVTGWKWAIQAMWRQKILRFNKSVPWPMNHTSTLSNWRNIDFHVDDLNNFQSPGCYFQNFSAKIILGKGCYIAPNVGLITTNHDLNDLDKHLEGKDIVLGKKCWIGMNAVLLPGVHLGDHTVVGAGSVVTKSFPQGRLVIAGNPAKIIKSIE, encoded by the coding sequence ATGAAGCGCAAGTTGATACAGGTTCTTATTGTAATCTTAAAACCTATTATATTTTTATTTTTTAAAAAGAAATTTTTGAAAGGGCGATATTTTGAAAATAATGTAACCGGTTGGAAGTGGGCGATACAAGCTATGTGGAGGCAAAAAATTCTAAGATTCAATAAATCGGTGCCTTGGCCAATGAACCATACTTCAACGCTTTCAAACTGGAGAAATATAGATTTCCATGTAGACGATTTGAATAATTTTCAATCACCAGGCTGCTATTTTCAAAATTTTTCGGCCAAAATTATTTTAGGAAAAGGCTGCTATATCGCTCCTAACGTTGGCCTGATAACAACGAACCACGATTTAAACGATTTAGACAAGCATTTAGAAGGTAAGGATATTGTTTTAGGTAAAAAGTGTTGGATAGGTATGAATGCCGTTTTATTGCCAGGTGTCCACCTTGGAGATCATACCGTTGTAGGAGCGGGTTCTGTTGTTACAAAAAGCTTCCCTCAGGGACGTTTGGTCATAGCGGGGAACCCTGCGAAGATTATTAAATCAATTGAGTGA
- a CDS encoding glycosyltransferase, translated as MKIAYFAQINLYKNNGVINKIRNQVEAWQSMGHEVKLIIMTGDSEVDLDSTSFSSLAKSGMVKLFKVKSLGLLPTDVIGDWLGLPSSFKKARKVLDDYHPDVVYARYSMFQPFYRRIGEKFKLIVEINTDLASEYYLIRKENLKRYLRFLYFKCTDSLFLKSVSGVVAVTTEIAQKYKGLPVAVVPNSLKVSNYELSEVPVGSKKTSIVFLGTPGMAWHGIDILRDLAKELPHVDFNLIGYKEGDVKDVSPNVILHGFLDKEEYLKIILKSTAAIGTLALNRKKMEEACPLKVREYMACCLPLILPYKDTAFEISGYPEWVLNVDFQNYSIAENASKIEKFLMQCATFDIKQEDVLQYIDVSFLEKRRLDFFLKTK; from the coding sequence ATGAAAATTGCTTATTTCGCTCAAATTAACCTTTATAAAAACAATGGGGTTATCAATAAAATTAGAAATCAAGTTGAAGCTTGGCAGTCAATGGGACATGAAGTAAAGCTAATTATAATGACAGGGGATAGTGAAGTAGACCTAGATAGCACCTCGTTTTCTTCATTGGCTAAAAGCGGCATGGTAAAACTGTTCAAGGTTAAGAGTTTAGGCTTGCTTCCTACGGATGTTATTGGTGATTGGTTAGGCTTACCTTCATCTTTTAAAAAAGCACGCAAGGTCCTTGATGATTATCATCCTGATGTAGTTTATGCTAGATACAGTATGTTTCAACCTTTTTACCGTAGGATTGGCGAAAAATTTAAGCTCATAGTTGAAATTAACACAGATCTTGCATCGGAGTACTATCTGATACGAAAAGAAAACCTTAAAAGGTATCTTAGGTTTCTATATTTTAAGTGCACAGACTCTTTATTTTTAAAAAGTGTTTCAGGTGTAGTTGCTGTGACCACTGAAATCGCCCAAAAATATAAAGGCCTACCCGTGGCAGTGGTGCCGAACTCTCTAAAAGTATCTAATTATGAATTGAGTGAAGTTCCTGTCGGATCAAAAAAAACCAGTATTGTTTTTTTGGGCACCCCTGGCATGGCATGGCATGGCATTGATATATTAAGGGATCTAGCAAAAGAGCTCCCTCATGTTGATTTTAATCTAATAGGTTATAAGGAAGGGGATGTGAAAGATGTTTCCCCAAATGTAATTTTACACGGCTTTTTAGACAAGGAAGAGTACCTTAAGATTATATTGAAGTCAACGGCAGCAATAGGAACGTTGGCCCTTAACAGAAAAAAAATGGAAGAGGCTTGCCCTTTAAAGGTTAGGGAATATATGGCTTGTTGTCTACCGCTGATCCTCCCTTATAAGGATACGGCATTTGAAATTAGTGGCTACCCGGAATGGGTTTTGAATGTTGATTTTCAGAATTATTCGATAGCCGAGAATGCGTCGAAAATAGAAAAGTTCTTAATGCAGTGTGCCACATTTGATATTAAGCAAGAAGATGTTCTACAATATATAGATGTGTCTTTTCTCGAGAAAAGAAGACTTGATTTTTTCTTAAAAACAAAATAG
- a CDS encoding O-antigen ligase family protein: protein MKTELKKYYTPGLRKGFVRLFVFLYVLSIFLLERTLVPNRIALGGMLLFSIFDYVSQKRDVSFKASSFLLQFLFVLPLLFFLVNYCSGQVVVLNIIVPLFFFIFGSKSFSENRTIHFLYESLNVIIAIVFVLCLGDVILDLSHNVPKYWWNLFVHRSLVSVLNLHPSYVSMLVLVAINGNLERLYRSILENKVSGLSLAVFALNLTFLVLLSSKMAYLILVVLFVLFVVRLIVANKLKWVGGILFVFVVLISVLYHTLPSIKDRITVDYRTFASKNFVLDNNSPASERIHIWRTSITLIEENPFGRFCMDTKEQIWSRLDKTNKEELVEKNAHNNFLEFGLRYGVLGIIVLFLFVLVCFYFFIKYKDFLFLGVLLIFLLFSLTESTLVREMGVIYMAFIFQLHLLNLKKPVR, encoded by the coding sequence TTGAAAACGGAACTTAAAAAATACTATACACCAGGATTAAGGAAGGGATTCGTTCGTTTATTCGTATTTCTGTATGTGCTATCCATATTTTTATTGGAGCGAACCTTAGTGCCCAATAGAATAGCCCTTGGGGGAATGCTGCTTTTTTCAATATTTGATTATGTTTCACAAAAAAGAGATGTTTCTTTTAAGGCATCCTCTTTTCTTCTGCAGTTTTTATTTGTTTTGCCGTTACTTTTTTTTCTTGTTAACTATTGTAGCGGCCAAGTAGTAGTTCTTAATATTATTGTTCCCTTATTTTTCTTCATATTTGGTTCAAAGAGTTTCTCCGAAAATAGAACGATTCACTTTTTGTACGAATCGTTGAATGTTATTATCGCAATTGTATTTGTATTATGCTTAGGGGATGTTATTTTGGACTTAAGCCATAATGTTCCTAAATATTGGTGGAATTTGTTTGTCCACCGGTCCTTGGTATCTGTTTTGAACCTTCACCCAAGTTATGTTTCAATGCTCGTTTTGGTTGCCATTAATGGAAATTTAGAGCGATTGTATAGGAGCATATTGGAGAATAAAGTTAGTGGGCTGTCATTAGCGGTATTTGCTTTGAACCTCACTTTTCTTGTGCTGTTATCATCTAAGATGGCATATTTAATTTTAGTTGTTTTATTCGTTCTATTTGTAGTTAGGCTAATTGTAGCGAATAAATTGAAATGGGTTGGAGGTATTTTATTTGTGTTTGTTGTTCTGATATCCGTGTTGTACCATACCTTACCGTCAATTAAAGATAGGATTACCGTAGATTATCGCACCTTTGCTTCTAAAAATTTTGTTTTAGACAATAACAGTCCCGCTTCTGAGCGAATTCATATTTGGCGTACCAGTATTACGCTTATTGAAGAGAACCCTTTTGGCCGTTTCTGTATGGACACCAAAGAACAAATATGGTCTCGACTTGATAAAACGAACAAGGAAGAATTAGTCGAAAAAAACGCACACAATAATTTTCTCGAGTTCGGTCTGCGATACGGAGTATTGGGGATAATTGTCTTGTTTTTATTCGTTCTAGTTTGTTTTTATTTCTTTATTAAATACAAAGATTTCCTTTTCTTGGGCGTACTTTTAATCTTTCTGTTATTTTCCCTGACCGAAAGCACCTTAGTTCGGGAAATGGGGGTAATATATATGGCATTTATTTTTCAACTGCATTTGTTGAATTTGAAAAAACCGGTTAGATGA
- a CDS encoding glycosyltransferase — protein sequence MSETKITILVSTVDGGILRNDTLLNMPLSTSLNMVIVNQMIKNDVPLSIQRDHCKIINSKTKGLSVSRNLALNEVRSGYAIVADDDVVYVDGFEERIRQAFQKFKKRAILTFRIETPEGGFFKDYASEAFEHNARSLLKVSSIDMVLNVSELNSDVKFDEQFGLGAKYNTGENNIFLFDAHRKGLLMGYVPETIVIHPFENSGRVLNAGHLFAKGAVFRRMFGLKGLAIIIVFCIKKRKEMKDSGLNFMNGISSGIKGFFKYRNK from the coding sequence ATGTCAGAGACTAAAATTACAATCTTGGTATCAACGGTTGACGGTGGAATATTACGGAACGACACCCTTTTAAACATGCCTCTTTCAACTAGTTTGAATATGGTAATCGTAAATCAAATGATAAAGAACGATGTGCCGTTATCTATTCAGAGAGATCACTGTAAAATCATAAACAGTAAGACAAAAGGATTGTCCGTCAGTAGGAATTTGGCATTGAACGAGGTTAGGTCCGGGTATGCAATCGTAGCTGACGATGATGTGGTATATGTTGATGGATTTGAAGAAAGAATAAGACAGGCTTTTCAAAAGTTCAAAAAGCGAGCTATACTTACATTTAGGATCGAAACACCCGAGGGCGGATTTTTCAAGGATTATGCTAGTGAAGCTTTTGAGCATAATGCAAGGAGTCTTCTAAAGGTTTCGTCGATTGATATGGTGTTGAATGTTAGTGAGTTGAATTCTGACGTAAAATTTGATGAACAGTTCGGTCTGGGTGCCAAGTATAATACGGGTGAGAACAATATCTTTCTTTTCGACGCTCATAGAAAAGGACTGCTAATGGGGTATGTTCCCGAAACAATCGTAATTCACCCTTTTGAAAATTCCGGACGAGTGCTAAATGCAGGACACCTTTTTGCAAAGGGAGCGGTATTTAGAAGGATGTTTGGTTTAAAAGGATTAGCGATAATTATTGTTTTTTGTATTAAGAAAAGAAAAGAAATGAAGGATTCTGGGCTCAACTTTATGAATGGTATTTCTTCAGGAATTAAAGGCTTTTTTAAATATAGAAATAAATGA